Proteins co-encoded in one Candidatus Methylomirabilota bacterium genomic window:
- a CDS encoding c-type cytochrome gives MRKRWFIGAVVLGLTLGGHLGIAGAQDQPKPKKLNPYTGNQEAIKEGWQLYSYYGCSDCHGRGGGGGMADPILGYEWTFGSDDGTLFKLIKGEIPEQSMVTELGKEMTDDEIWKVLAFVRTLYKGDPSEINW, from the coding sequence GTGCGGAAGAGGTGGTTCATCGGTGCCGTGGTGCTCGGGCTTACGCTCGGTGGACACCTTGGCATTGCAGGGGCTCAGGATCAGCCAAAGCCAAAGAAGCTGAACCCGTATACAGGAAACCAGGAGGCGATCAAGGAAGGGTGGCAGCTGTACTCTTATTATGGGTGTTCCGATTGCCACGGAAGAGGGGGTGGAGGGGGGATGGCTGACCCGATTCTGGGCTATGAGTGGACGTTTGGCAGCGACGATGGGACCCTCTTCAAGCTGATCAAAGGGGAGATTCCGGAGCAAAGCATGGTGACGGAATTAGGCAAGGAAATGACGGATGACGAGATCTGGAAAGTCCTCGCCTTTGTCCGAACGCTGTACAAAGGCGACCCTAGTGAGATCAATTGGTAG